The following are encoded in a window of Nakamurella sp. A5-74 genomic DNA:
- a CDS encoding phospho-sugar mutase — protein sequence MSALDEQVRQAATDWISADVCPADRDELQQILTAASSGNASAIAELEDRMSGPLGFGTAGLRGPLRAGPSGMNLVVMRRAAAGIAAHLRANGGTRQSVVVGHDARHRSREFAEDAANVLSAAGFDVVLSPGPVPTPVTAFAVRHLQAAAGLQVTASHNPPRDNGLKVYLQAGAQLVSPTDAAIEAAIAAAPAAGAVKTDGNPSPWPDDLVDAYRASIAALVPAGHRELRLVTTAMHGVGGQLLLDVLQDNGFTDVTAVASQQDPDPDFPTVTFPNPEEPGATDALLALADELGADLAIANDPDADRCAIGARSADGSMRMLRGDETGVLLGDHVLAGLDRAAHPDPLVATTIVSSSLLGAVAAAHGARYDETLTGFKWIVRAGDGQGTGLVFGYEEALGLCVDPDHVRDKDGISAAAVAAVMAADLKAQGRTVFDALDELAVQHGLHVTDQLSVRVQDLQLIGDVMTGLRAAPPDTLLDTSVSATDVMPRTDAIVLRGNGVRVVVRPSGTEPKLKAYLQVVVPVEGDLPGAHRRGAELIARLRGEVAGVLGL from the coding sequence CGGATGAGTGGACCGCTCGGCTTCGGCACCGCCGGACTGCGCGGACCGCTGCGCGCCGGACCATCCGGGATGAACCTGGTGGTGATGCGTCGCGCGGCGGCCGGGATCGCTGCCCACCTGCGTGCGAACGGCGGTACCCGGCAGTCCGTGGTGGTCGGTCACGACGCCCGGCACCGCTCCCGCGAGTTCGCCGAGGATGCGGCGAACGTGTTGTCGGCAGCGGGTTTCGACGTCGTCCTGTCGCCCGGTCCGGTTCCCACTCCGGTCACCGCGTTCGCGGTCCGTCACCTGCAGGCGGCCGCCGGGCTGCAGGTGACGGCCTCGCACAATCCTCCCCGCGACAACGGACTCAAGGTCTATCTGCAGGCCGGGGCGCAGCTGGTCTCGCCGACCGACGCAGCCATCGAAGCGGCCATCGCGGCTGCTCCGGCAGCGGGCGCCGTCAAAACCGACGGCAACCCCTCGCCCTGGCCGGACGACCTCGTCGATGCCTACCGCGCGTCGATCGCTGCGCTGGTGCCGGCCGGACACCGCGAGCTGCGCCTCGTCACCACCGCGATGCACGGGGTGGGTGGCCAGCTCCTGCTGGACGTGTTGCAGGACAATGGGTTCACCGATGTCACCGCTGTGGCCTCGCAGCAGGATCCCGATCCTGACTTCCCCACCGTCACGTTCCCGAACCCGGAGGAGCCCGGCGCCACCGACGCGCTGCTGGCGCTGGCGGATGAGCTCGGCGCCGATCTGGCCATCGCCAACGACCCGGACGCCGACCGGTGCGCCATCGGCGCTCGGTCGGCGGACGGGAGCATGCGGATGCTGCGGGGGGACGAGACCGGCGTCCTGCTGGGCGACCATGTGCTGGCTGGTCTCGACCGCGCCGCCCACCCGGATCCACTGGTCGCCACCACCATCGTCTCGTCCTCGCTGCTGGGCGCCGTCGCGGCGGCGCACGGCGCCCGGTACGACGAGACCCTCACCGGGTTCAAGTGGATCGTCCGGGCCGGTGACGGTCAGGGCACCGGGTTGGTGTTCGGCTACGAGGAGGCCCTGGGGCTGTGCGTCGACCCTGATCACGTCCGCGACAAGGACGGGATCAGCGCTGCTGCGGTGGCCGCGGTGATGGCGGCCGACCTCAAAGCACAGGGCCGCACGGTGTTCGATGCCCTCGACGAGCTGGCCGTGCAGCACGGGCTGCACGTCACCGATCAGCTCTCGGTGCGGGTGCAAGACCTGCAGCTCATCGGTGACGTGATGACCGGGCTGCGCGCTGCGCCGCCGGACACCCTGCTGGACACGAGCGTGTCGGCCACCGACGTGATGCCGCGCACCGACGCGATCGTGTTGCGGGGCAACGGCGTTCGGGTGGTGGTGCGGCCGTCGGGGACCGAGCCGAAACTCAAGGCCTACCTGCAGGTGGTGGTCCCGGTCGAGGGTGATCTGCCCGGAGCACACCGCCGCGGAGCCGAGCTGATCGCTCGGCTCCGCGGCGAGGTGGCGGGCGTGCTCGGCCTCTAG
- a CDS encoding META domain-containing protein, translating to MHSNAQQTTRPTASPRGDGRLRRLGAILAVTALPLIAVACGESANTNVGAGGAAAGPSATPTQSDGGATPSSTSGTSSSGTAGNSGNQPSSQEPPMSSQSSQSSQSEQSSGGTPVPDSVKGSAYTATSIKGRPAVKGSPLKISFDASGERSGLHAGCNSMGGAPVFDGDALSIPQIVSTMMACEAGGGVIMEQESWYSKWLTEGVSYTVDGTTLTLEGAGVTVVFERSGDADAAPSRTEDPASPTSDGGMTTQAETGPVVTPRTPISGATIELGTMGTAIPIPPTTR from the coding sequence ATGCACAGCAATGCCCAGCAGACGACACGACCGACAGCATCACCCCGCGGTGATGGTCGGTTGCGTCGACTCGGCGCGATCCTGGCAGTCACTGCTCTTCCGCTGATCGCCGTGGCCTGCGGCGAGTCCGCAAACACGAATGTCGGTGCGGGCGGCGCCGCGGCCGGTCCGTCCGCCACGCCCACGCAGTCGGACGGCGGTGCCACCCCGTCCTCCACCTCCGGCACCAGTTCGTCCGGAACGGCCGGGAATTCCGGCAACCAGCCGTCGAGCCAGGAGCCCCCCATGTCTTCGCAGTCTTCGCAGTCTTCACAGTCAGAGCAGTCATCCGGCGGGACCCCGGTTCCCGATTCCGTGAAGGGGTCGGCGTACACCGCGACGTCGATCAAGGGTCGACCGGCGGTGAAGGGTTCGCCGCTGAAGATCTCGTTCGACGCGAGCGGTGAACGCAGCGGTCTGCATGCCGGGTGCAACTCCATGGGTGGAGCCCCGGTCTTCGACGGCGACGCCCTGAGCATCCCGCAGATCGTCTCGACGATGATGGCCTGCGAGGCCGGTGGCGGCGTGATCATGGAGCAGGAGTCCTGGTATTCGAAGTGGCTGACAGAGGGTGTCAGCTACACCGTCGACGGCACCACGCTCACCCTCGAGGGAGCCGGCGTGACAGTCGTGTTCGAGCGGTCCGGCGATGCCGACGCTGCCCCGTCGCGCACCGAGGACCCGGCTTCACCGACCTCGGACGGCGGGATGACCACCCAGGCAGAGACGGGACCGGTGGTCACCCCGCGCACGCCGATCTCCGGCGCCACCATCGAGCTCGGCACCATGGGAACGGCGATCCCGATTCCGCCGACCACCCGATGA
- a CDS encoding VCBS repeat-containing protein, giving the protein MRFSRPQGAGVAAMLSSIVLVSLVLSAPGSSASPAAPVAQPASAAAAQPQVRPAAASPARPSLLDSGSAAARTAAPAAPSLLSAAAVAAPKRIGTPVRSKVYDGGYLQGTTRTTANGEAFSAAVVGNVTNHTDGDTDIIGAYLDGTVHVWSQKSGRQLFVVQTGGPIAASPGLFRMKPGGQLYVTIANKAGHVYVYSFTGGRIRVVFHKRVSFEGKYNGVFGTPTVADLDRNGRMYLVATTWTQQVYAWDVATGANKRGFPIWVKDTVWSSPVVSDIDNDGWSEIIFGYDCGGAGTQICNVKYHSKGGFVTVYDHNGRLRPGWPKFIPGQVVWSTPAVANIAGDSGKEIIVGTGLFYPGAGKQTWVLDRNGRTIKTVPMLGRTFSSPAIGDITHSGRQQIVITDDTGYTDIIDTKWHRLAHICTAKISGGRCATSHTSPIIGDVNNDGYQEVITAGSNSFYVIDHTRMAVVSVQIPETFYGLSASPTLVSRAGGATLYFALMAKSSGGNRAQVMAYTFPTAAGASSWPTFKINAARNGVTNQTSVYPPLGQTR; this is encoded by the coding sequence ATGAGGTTCTCCCGCCCCCAGGGTGCCGGTGTTGCGGCGATGCTGTCGTCGATCGTGCTGGTGTCGCTCGTCCTGAGCGCTCCGGGCTCCAGCGCCTCCCCTGCAGCGCCCGTGGCCCAGCCCGCGAGTGCTGCGGCTGCCCAGCCGCAGGTGCGGCCGGCTGCTGCGTCGCCTGCTCGTCCGTCGCTGCTCGATTCCGGGAGTGCGGCGGCACGTACCGCCGCACCAGCTGCACCGTCACTGCTGAGCGCGGCGGCAGTCGCCGCGCCGAAACGGATCGGCACCCCGGTCCGCAGCAAGGTCTACGACGGTGGTTACCTGCAAGGGACCACGCGGACCACGGCGAACGGTGAGGCCTTCTCCGCCGCTGTGGTCGGCAACGTCACCAACCACACGGACGGCGACACCGACATCATCGGGGCCTACCTGGACGGGACGGTGCACGTCTGGAGCCAGAAGAGCGGACGTCAGCTGTTCGTGGTGCAGACCGGCGGGCCGATCGCGGCCTCGCCCGGTCTGTTCCGGATGAAGCCCGGCGGCCAGTTGTACGTCACCATCGCCAACAAGGCAGGGCACGTCTACGTCTACTCCTTCACCGGCGGCCGGATTCGGGTCGTGTTCCACAAGCGGGTCTCCTTCGAGGGCAAGTACAACGGTGTCTTCGGCACGCCCACCGTGGCTGACCTGGACCGCAACGGCAGGATGTACCTGGTCGCCACCACCTGGACCCAGCAGGTGTACGCGTGGGACGTCGCGACCGGCGCGAACAAGCGCGGGTTCCCGATCTGGGTGAAGGACACCGTCTGGTCGTCCCCAGTGGTCAGCGACATCGACAACGACGGCTGGTCCGAGATCATCTTCGGCTACGACTGCGGCGGTGCTGGCACCCAGATCTGCAACGTCAAGTACCACAGCAAGGGCGGCTTCGTCACCGTCTACGACCACAACGGCCGTCTGCGGCCGGGCTGGCCGAAGTTCATCCCCGGGCAGGTGGTCTGGTCCACCCCCGCGGTGGCGAACATCGCGGGCGACTCGGGCAAGGAGATCATCGTCGGCACCGGCCTGTTCTATCCCGGCGCCGGTAAGCAGACCTGGGTGCTGGACCGCAACGGCCGCACCATCAAGACGGTCCCGATGCTCGGCCGGACGTTCTCCTCCCCGGCGATCGGCGACATCACCCACTCCGGCCGGCAACAGATCGTCATCACCGACGACACCGGGTACACGGACATCATCGACACGAAGTGGCACCGGCTGGCCCACATCTGCACGGCCAAGATCAGCGGTGGCCGGTGCGCCACCTCGCACACCAGCCCGATCATCGGCGACGTCAACAACGACGGCTACCAGGAGGTGATCACGGCCGGCTCCAACAGCTTCTACGTCATCGACCACACCAGAATGGCGGTGGTCAGCGTCCAGATCCCGGAGACTTTCTACGGCCTGTCCGCCTCGCCGACCCTGGTCAGCAGGGCGGGCGGGGCGACGCTGTACTTCGCCCTGATGGCGAAGAGCAGCGGCGGCAACCGCGCCCAGGTGATGGCCTACACCTTCCCGACGGCGGCGGGCGCCAGCTCCTGGCCGACCTTCAAGATCAACGCTGCCCGCAACGGCGTCACCAACCAGACGAGCGTGTACCCGCCCCTCGGTCAGACCCGATGA
- the upp gene encoding uracil phosphoribosyltransferase codes for MPAPHEIPAGFDVVVVEHPLAAARLSTMRDARTDNASFRAALRDLTLMLVIEASRGLATEIVQIHTPVARTGGTRLINPPLLVPVLRAGLGMADIAHALIPESQMGFVGMARDEQTHEPTPYMESLPASLAGRPVFVLDPMLATGGSMVNTIQLLVDRGATAVTAVCALAAPEGLVRLAESGLPVRVITASVDERLNDSAYIVPGLGDAGDRQFGAV; via the coding sequence ATGCCTGCACCGCACGAGATCCCCGCCGGATTCGACGTCGTCGTCGTCGAGCATCCACTGGCTGCCGCACGGCTGTCGACGATGCGCGACGCCCGTACCGACAACGCGTCCTTCCGGGCGGCGTTGCGCGATCTGACCCTGATGTTGGTGATCGAGGCCAGTCGCGGGTTGGCGACCGAGATCGTCCAGATCCACACCCCGGTGGCCAGGACCGGCGGGACCCGGTTGATCAATCCGCCGCTGCTGGTGCCGGTGCTCCGGGCCGGCCTGGGGATGGCGGACATCGCCCACGCACTCATCCCCGAGTCGCAGATGGGCTTCGTCGGGATGGCCCGCGACGAGCAGACCCATGAGCCGACGCCGTACATGGAGTCCCTCCCGGCGTCCCTGGCCGGACGCCCGGTGTTCGTCCTGGACCCGATGCTCGCCACCGGCGGATCGATGGTCAACACCATCCAGCTGCTGGTCGACCGGGGCGCCACCGCGGTGACGGCGGTCTGCGCGTTGGCCGCCCCGGAAGGGCTGGTCCGGCTGGCCGAGTCCGGGCTCCCGGTCCGAGTGATCACCGCCTCCGTCGACGAGCGGCTCAATGATTCGGCCTACATCGTGCCCGGTCTGGGAGATGCGGGAGACCGCCAGTTCGGCGCGGTCTGA
- a CDS encoding DUF4190 domain-containing protein yields MSEPGDQGQQSTAADSGSSAQPHVPVEAHLPTDAYPTAYPSTYPMPDPSPAAPAWETVPTYPAAAPAYPAADPYGYQGGAVPPVQQQYRPGAHPVGSYQPYGSAGRNPAGYPYAVREAPMCGLAVASLVCGIVWVYWITSILAIVFAAVALGKIKREGLRGRGLAIAGLVLGLVWMALLGLALIGFVVGGTSGVVPFAGN; encoded by the coding sequence ATGAGCGAACCGGGGGACCAGGGCCAGCAGTCGACCGCTGCGGACTCCGGAAGTTCGGCGCAACCGCACGTCCCGGTGGAGGCCCACCTCCCGACCGATGCGTATCCGACTGCGTATCCATCTACCTATCCGATGCCCGACCCGTCCCCCGCTGCGCCGGCCTGGGAAACGGTGCCGACGTACCCGGCCGCAGCGCCCGCGTACCCCGCAGCCGACCCGTACGGCTACCAGGGTGGCGCAGTCCCGCCGGTGCAGCAGCAGTACCGCCCTGGCGCCCACCCCGTTGGGTCCTACCAGCCGTACGGTTCCGCCGGGCGGAATCCGGCCGGCTATCCGTATGCCGTCCGCGAGGCCCCGATGTGCGGGCTTGCCGTCGCCTCACTGGTGTGCGGCATCGTCTGGGTCTACTGGATCACCTCGATCCTGGCGATCGTCTTCGCGGCCGTCGCACTCGGGAAGATCAAGCGCGAAGGGTTGCGCGGCAGAGGACTGGCGATCGCCGGTCTGGTACTCGGCCTCGTCTGGATGGCGCTGCTGGGGCTCGCCCTGATCGGATTCGTCGTCGGCGGGACCTCCGGGGTGGTCCCGTTCGCCGGCAACTGA
- the deoC gene encoding deoxyribose-phosphate aldolase has translation MTTTQGSVASGRDTVASGRDAPGTARPATAPAATTLPPDLADATRDEQSLRRFLAGLPGVDPVGLEQRSAGLATRSIKKASKLAAIDLAISMVDLTTLEGSDTPGKVRSLAAKARRPDPDVPGTPSVAAVCVYPDMVASAAEVLRGSSIGIASVATAFPSGRSALPIKLADTRLAIESGATEVDMVIDRGAFLAGNYGKVFDEIVAVKQACGATRLKVILETGELGTYDDVRRASWLGLLAGGDFIKTSTGKISPAATLPVTHVMLQAVRDWYDRTGERRAVKPAGGIRNTKDALRYLVAVREVAGDEWLDPFLFRFGASSLLNDLLMQRRAQTQGHYSGPTYVTVD, from the coding sequence ATGACCACCACACAGGGCAGTGTTGCTTCTGGGAGGGACACCGTTGCTTCTGGGAGAGACGCCCCCGGCACGGCCCGGCCCGCGACTGCGCCCGCGGCGACGACGCTCCCCCCGGACCTCGCCGATGCCACCCGCGACGAGCAGAGCCTGCGCCGGTTCCTGGCCGGACTGCCGGGCGTGGATCCGGTCGGGCTCGAACAGCGGTCGGCCGGCCTGGCCACCCGTTCGATCAAGAAGGCCAGCAAACTGGCGGCGATCGACCTGGCCATCTCGATGGTGGATCTGACCACCCTGGAGGGCTCCGACACCCCCGGCAAGGTGCGCTCGCTCGCTGCCAAGGCCCGCCGCCCCGATCCCGACGTACCGGGTACGCCATCCGTCGCTGCGGTCTGTGTGTACCCCGACATGGTTGCGTCGGCGGCAGAAGTGTTGCGCGGCAGCAGCATCGGGATCGCCTCGGTCGCCACCGCCTTCCCGTCAGGACGATCCGCCCTGCCGATCAAGCTCGCCGACACCAGGCTCGCCATCGAGTCGGGCGCCACCGAGGTCGACATGGTGATCGATCGAGGTGCGTTCCTGGCCGGCAACTACGGCAAGGTGTTCGACGAGATCGTGGCCGTCAAGCAGGCCTGCGGCGCGACGAGGCTCAAAGTGATCCTGGAGACCGGTGAACTCGGCACCTACGACGACGTGCGCCGGGCCTCCTGGTTGGGCCTGTTGGCCGGCGGCGACTTCATCAAGACCTCCACCGGCAAGATCTCGCCGGCCGCGACGCTGCCCGTCACGCACGTGATGCTGCAGGCGGTCCGTGACTGGTACGACCGCACCGGCGAGCGTCGCGCGGTCAAACCCGCCGGCGGGATCCGCAACACCAAGGACGCTCTTCGCTACCTGGTCGCCGTGCGCGAGGTAGCCGGTGACGAGTGGCTGGATCCGTTCCTGTTCCGCTTCGGCGCCTCCTCGCTGCTCAACGACCTGCTGATGCAGCGCCGGGCCCAGACCCAGGGTCACTACAGCGGCCCCACGTACGTCACCGTCGACTGA
- a CDS encoding aldehyde dehydrogenase family protein, translated as MTHLDWEYAPAPESAAIGRIKERYSMFVGGKFVDGRGDDLKTINPATEEPLAVVSTASTADVDTAVSVARKAYDDVWSRMPGAERGKYLYRIARGIAERARELAVVETLDNGKPIKESRDGDIPTASAHFFYHAGWADKLEHAGYGPDPKPLGVAGQVIPWNFPLLMAAWKIAPALAAGNTVVIKPAETTPLSILVLAEIIADADLPPGVVNILPGAGDVGSALVNHPGVDKVAFTGSTAVGRAIQASLAGTRKKLTLELGGKAANIVFDDAPIDQAVEGIVNGIFFNQGHVCCAGSRLLVQESVADEVLAKLRARVATLRLGDPMDKNTDIGAINSREQLDRITALADAGDEEGAERWTSPCPVPDRGFFFPPTVFSGVSQSMRISREEIFGPVLSVLTFRTPDEAIAKANNTPYGLSAGIWTEKGSRILGMASALRAGVVWSNTFNRFDPTAAFGGYKESGFGREGGRAGLGAYLQEEN; from the coding sequence GTGACTCATCTCGACTGGGAGTACGCCCCCGCCCCGGAATCGGCCGCCATCGGCAGGATCAAGGAGCGCTACTCGATGTTCGTCGGCGGGAAGTTCGTCGACGGTCGGGGCGACGACCTCAAGACCATCAACCCCGCCACCGAGGAACCGCTCGCGGTGGTCAGCACCGCGAGCACCGCGGACGTCGACACCGCGGTCTCGGTGGCGCGCAAGGCCTATGACGACGTCTGGTCGCGGATGCCGGGGGCCGAACGCGGAAAGTACCTGTACCGGATCGCCCGCGGGATCGCCGAACGCGCCCGGGAGCTGGCTGTCGTGGAGACCCTCGACAACGGCAAGCCGATCAAGGAGTCCCGGGACGGCGACATCCCCACTGCGTCAGCACATTTCTTCTACCACGCGGGCTGGGCGGACAAGCTCGAGCACGCGGGTTACGGACCGGATCCCAAACCGCTGGGCGTTGCGGGACAGGTGATCCCGTGGAACTTCCCGTTGCTGATGGCAGCCTGGAAGATCGCGCCGGCCCTGGCTGCCGGCAACACCGTCGTCATCAAGCCTGCGGAGACCACCCCGCTGTCGATCCTGGTGCTGGCCGAGATCATCGCCGATGCGGACCTGCCGCCGGGCGTGGTGAACATCCTGCCCGGCGCCGGCGACGTGGGCTCAGCACTGGTGAACCATCCGGGGGTGGACAAGGTCGCCTTCACCGGATCCACCGCGGTCGGTCGGGCGATCCAGGCCTCGCTGGCCGGGACCCGGAAGAAGCTGACCCTCGAACTCGGCGGCAAGGCCGCCAACATCGTGTTCGACGATGCGCCGATCGACCAGGCCGTCGAGGGCATCGTCAACGGGATCTTCTTCAACCAGGGTCACGTCTGCTGCGCCGGCAGTCGTCTGCTCGTGCAGGAATCGGTGGCGGACGAGGTGCTGGCCAAGCTGCGGGCGCGGGTGGCGACGTTGCGGCTCGGCGATCCGATGGACAAGAACACCGACATCGGCGCGATCAACTCCCGCGAGCAGCTGGACCGGATCACCGCGCTGGCGGACGCCGGTGACGAGGAGGGCGCCGAGCGCTGGACGTCGCCGTGCCCCGTCCCCGACCGCGGGTTCTTCTTCCCGCCCACCGTGTTCAGCGGTGTCTCGCAGTCGATGCGGATCTCGCGGGAGGAGATCTTCGGGCCTGTGTTGTCGGTGCTCACCTTCCGCACCCCTGACGAGGCGATCGCCAAGGCCAACAACACCCCGTACGGGCTGTCCGCGGGAATCTGGACCGAGAAGGGGTCGCGCATCCTCGGCATGGCCTCGGCGCTGCGCGCAGGCGTGGTGTGGTCCAACACGTTCAACCGGTTCGACCCGACCGCGGCGTTCGGCGGCTACAAGGAATCCGGCTTCGGCCGGGAGGGCGGGCGGGCCGGTCTCGGCGCCTACCTGCAGGAGGAGAACTGA
- a CDS encoding aldehyde dehydrogenase family protein, which produces MARKKSDPVDAVAAARVPVAKTYKLYVGGAFPRSESGRTYQVTTSDGTFAANAAQGSRKDGRDAVVAARKAHGGWASATAYNRGQVIYRIAEMMEGRRDQFIELVRTSEGVSEAAAVSAVDAAIDRVVHYAGWTDKIAAVFGGMNPVAGPYFCITSPEPTGVVAAVAPQDDSLLGLVSVILPIITSGNTVVVVASQARPLPAIALAEVLATSDLPGGVVNLLTGDTAEIMPHLASHGDVNALDLTGCNEELGTSLARAASGTVKRVYRPRAGQDFSGAPGTGRLRAFLEQKTVWHPTGAVSLSGGSAY; this is translated from the coding sequence ATGGCGCGCAAGAAGTCCGACCCGGTCGACGCCGTGGCAGCAGCACGAGTCCCGGTCGCCAAGACCTACAAGCTGTACGTGGGCGGCGCCTTCCCGCGGAGCGAGAGCGGTCGTACCTACCAGGTGACGACCAGCGACGGGACGTTCGCCGCCAATGCTGCCCAGGGCTCCCGCAAGGACGGCCGTGACGCGGTCGTCGCCGCCCGCAAGGCTCACGGCGGTTGGGCGTCGGCAACGGCGTACAACCGCGGCCAGGTGATCTACCGGATCGCCGAGATGATGGAGGGCCGCCGCGACCAGTTCATCGAGCTGGTCCGCACCAGTGAGGGCGTGTCAGAGGCCGCCGCGGTGTCCGCTGTCGACGCTGCGATCGATCGAGTGGTGCACTACGCGGGCTGGACCGACAAGATCGCCGCTGTGTTCGGCGGGATGAATCCTGTTGCCGGACCGTACTTCTGCATCACCAGTCCGGAACCGACCGGCGTAGTGGCCGCCGTCGCGCCGCAGGACGATTCGCTGCTCGGGCTCGTCTCGGTGATCCTGCCGATCATCACCAGCGGCAACACCGTCGTGGTGGTCGCCTCGCAAGCGCGGCCACTACCCGCGATCGCGTTGGCCGAGGTGCTGGCCACCTCGGATCTGCCCGGCGGGGTGGTCAATCTGCTCACCGGGGACACCGCCGAGATCATGCCGCACCTCGCGAGCCACGGGGACGTGAACGCGCTCGACCTGACCGGCTGCAACGAGGAGCTGGGCACCTCGCTCGCGCGAGCCGCGTCCGGCACCGTCAAGCGGGTGTACCGGCCGCGTGCCGGTCAGGACTTCAGCGGCGCCCCCGGCACCGGACGGCTGCGGGCCTTCCTGGAGCAGAAGACCGTCTGGCACCCCACTGGAGCGGTGTCGCTCTCCGGCGGGAGCGCCTACTGA